One genomic segment of Bombina bombina isolate aBomBom1 chromosome 4, aBomBom1.pri, whole genome shotgun sequence includes these proteins:
- the LOC128658017 gene encoding gastrula zinc finger protein XlCGF26.1-like — MSSKSPLSISMKLGKTVETSEIHTGEKSFSYSECGECFIQKSNLITHQKIHTREKAFSCSECGKCFTRKSTIITHQKIHTGEKAFSCSECGKCFALKSTLITHQNIHTGEKAFSCSGCGKCFTRKSTLITHQKIHTGEKAFSCSECGKCFTEKTNLIRHEKIHIGEKAFSCSECVKCFTEKSDLIRHQTIHSGDKAFSCSECGKCFTLKSNLIRHEKIHTGEKAFSCSECGKCFTEKSTLLNHQKTHTGEKAYSCSECGKCFVWQSNLNKHQKIHTGEKAFSCSECVKCFIEKADLIRHQTIHTGEKAFSCSECGMCFARKLNLIRHKKTHTGEKAFSCSECGMCFTRKLNLIRHEKIHTGEKAFSCSECVKCFTEKSDLIRHQTIHKKKKAAFHGSKCDKTVFNGTG, encoded by the exons ATGTCTAGTAAATCTCCCTTAAGCATTAGCATGAAGCTAGGGAAAACTGTAGAG ACATCagaaattcatacaggagagaaatcaTTTTCATATTCTGAATGTGGGGAGTGTTTtattcagaaatcaaatcttattacacatcagaaaattcatacaagagagaaagcattttcatgttctgaatgtgggaagtgttttactaGGAAATCAACtattattacacatcagaaaattcatacaggagagaaagcattttcatgttctgaatgtgggaagtgttttgctttaaaatcaactcttattacacatcagaacattcatacaggagagaaagcattttcatgttctggatgtgggaagtgttttactaggaaatcaactcttattacacatcagaaaattcatacaggagagaaagcattttcatgttctgaatgtgggaagtgttttactgaGAAAACAAATCTTATTAGACATGAGAAAATTCATAtcggagagaaagcattttcatgttctgaatgtgtgAAATGTTTTACTGAGAAATCAGATCTTATTAGACATCAGACAATTCATTCaggagataaagcattttcatgttctgaatgtgggaagtgtttcactttgaaatcaaatcttattagacatgagaaaattcatacaggagagaaagcattttcatgttctgaatgtgggaagtgttttactgaGAAATCAACTCTTCTTAACCATCAGAAAacccatacaggagagaaagcatattcatgttctgaatgtgggaaatgttttgtttGGCAATCAAATCTTaataaacatcagaaaattcatacaggagagaaagcattttcatgttctgaatgtgtgaagtgttttattgagaaagcagatcttattagacatcagacaattcatacaggagagaaagcattttcatgctcTGAATGTGGGATGTGTTTTGCACGGAAATTAAATCTTATCAGACATaagaaaactcatacaggagagaaagcattttcatgctcTGAATGTGGGATGTGTTTTACACGGAAATTAAATCTTATTAGACatgagaaaattcatacaggagagaaagcattttcatgttctgaatgtgtgAAATGTTTTACTGAGAAATCAGATCTTATTAGACATCAGACAATTCATAAGAAGAAAAAGGCAGCATTTCATGGATCCAAATGCGATAAAACAGTCTTTAATGGAACAGGTTAA